Within Verrucomicrobiota bacterium, the genomic segment TCGTCCGGATTTCCGCTTTAGGCCCGGCAAGAGCAATGAAATCACCAAGGTCGCCCTCCTGCACCTGATACTCGAGGGACGACTTCCACACGTTCCAAAACCTACCGTGGTCCCCGTAACAGTGGTAGAGTATCCCGCTGTCCCGCAGACGGTTCAGTCGAGGTTCCCATTTCTTGTCACCCCATCGCATTTCAATGCTTAAGTGATAGTCAGAAAAATCGTCTATGGTGGTCAGCCCTCCGTAGATCTCCCCGGTCACCCGAAGGATCAGATCCCCATCTTCTTCAACCACAGTGAAAACCTCCTTCACGTCAGCATCGAGCCCCATCGGCGTGCCATTGTGCACATCGTTTGACTGATAAGTTCCTTCAGGCAGGCCCTCCACTGTCGAGTGGGGAACGCCCATCCAAATTTCAAAGTTTGAAAGGTCTTCGTCGAAAAGCTCTACCCACTCTGAAGCAAAAACTGAGCATGCTGATGCACTGAGGAGGGCTGAAAGTCGAAACAGGGGGCTTATGGGTTTCATGGACGACAAGCATGTCCGATCCAAACTCTCATTCAACCCAACAATTACGTGGAGTCGCTATCGAATGATAGCTCTAAAACCGTTGCCCTATCGGGCGATTCTTATTCCCCTTGGGGCGCCGAACAAAGTGCCCCTTCACCCTTGCCAATGAAACCGAATCGTCCACTTCCCGTCGCTTTGCTTCTTGCTGCTCTTCTCTTTGGCTGGATGCCCGATAAGCAGACATCGGGGGAGGAAATCTCACCACCTTCCAAAGATGCCTTCCACACGCTAACGGATACGAGCGGACGTTCCATCGAAGCTCGGATCCTTCATGTTGATGAAGTTACCGCATTCATTCGGCGGGAAAATGGTGGGGATTTCGAACTCCAGCTCGAGATGCTCGATCCGTCGAGCCGGCAACTGGTCGCTCAGTGGCAAACGAATTACGCTCATCTCACGACAGAAACGCAACTGGCTTACCTCAGAAGCCTCAGTGAACCGCCTGAGACAGTCGAAGAGGAAAGCACTGTCGACCAGAACGTCGATACGCCCCAGACCACGGTAGATGGAGACCCGTTGCCCTACCTCGATAACCCAGACCCCACGGCAAATTGGAGATTGGTAGATGATTTCTCTGATGAATTCGAGGGAGGGTATATCGACGAAAGGAAATGGTTTCGCTTTATGAGGCCTTGGGGAGAGCGCGCCTGGACACCCGATAACGTTTGGCAGGAAGATGGGACGTTGAAGATTCAGGCCGTTTACGAACCTCACACTGACTCCCAGGGTCGGGAGTTTTTCTACAAACTCGGTATCCTCCAGAGCCAAACGAAGACGACCTACGGCTATTTTGAGGCGCGGATAAAAGGTTGCAGTCGCTTCCCCGGCCTCTGTCCGGCCTTCTGGCTCTACAGCAACAGAGGAGAAACCAACCCGGACTACCCCGATGTCACCTACAGTGAGATCGACATCGTGGAGCTGCAGCAAGGTCTCTACAATCCCGGTTTGAAGCGGAGGGTTGATGTGAACTACATCGACTTAAACCTCCACGCCCGAATCATGGAAGACGGCGAAGAAATTTGGTTGCGCCCCAACGGCGTGCCGGAGCTCTGCCGTGGTGGATGGGAAGCCCCCTGGGATCCTCGCGACGATTTTCATGTTTATGCTGTCGAGAACACGCCGGAAAAGATCACTTGGTATATTGACGGTGAGAAAATGGCCGAAAAGGAAAACCACTACTGGCACCTTCCGATGAATATCACTTTGACCATGGAGCTACGTCCACCACTCATCGCCTGGGCAGGTGATGGCAAGCGTCTTCCTGTACCAGAGGCCGCAACCCCCGATGGCTTTCCAACCCACATGGAAGTCGACTACGTGCGGACGTGGGTGCGGGATGAGTAGGCTATGAGCTTTTCAGTGTAAATTCACGTAGCATCGGCCGCCCAGACCCATGACCCATAGAGGCCTGTAGTTATACCAAATTTAGTTACGGCGACGAAATCATCCGCCTCTGCGGCGGATGCTACACTATCTTCCTAGAGCATTCAAGAGGCTCACCCTTGCGCGATCCGACTTAAGACAATTCTACCACTGGCGGATCCAAGACCTACTCAAAAGTGAGGTAGATAGGATCTGTGACTGGTCCAAGAGGCATGTCCTGGTTATCAGGGTCGACCACAGCCGCCACGAAAGCCAAAGGCACTTTGTCTTCATCGATACTGAAAGGCTGCTCTGGGTCTTGGGAAAAATCGTAACCGGACACTCCATCAAAATCAAAATTCTCTGAGATATCGATCAACTCGCCTGTCATCTTGACATCGGCGAACTGGAACTCGACAGCGTTGTTTGCAGGAAACGCTTCTCTCTCGAGCCGCCTAAGTTGTTTCTCCAGTTTCTCGTTGTAGGGAGAGACAGGCTGGATAAAACCCTTTGCCAACACAACGCGCACCAGACTGCCTTTCGGACCGGAAACCATGACCGTAGGCCCGCCCTGAGAATAAGTTCCGGTCTCGCCTCCTTTTTTCCCGTTTACCAACAAATCCGCCGTTTCGTCCAAGGGAAGTTGTGTCGCTATGCCCTGAGCGCCTGCCTGAGTTCCCGTTGAGAAGAGCTGTCCGCTAGCCTCGGAACCATCTGCAAAAACCACCGTGAAAACTGAACCAATCAGTTCGGCACCAGAAACACCACCGACATCCCATTTCGGAGAGCTGCCTTGATCGAGGGGCCGCTTTTTCGTTCCCGCAATTGAATTGGGATCCATATCGATCGAGAATCCGAGCGTTTCTCCCGGATTAAAACCATCCGCACGATCTGATTCAAAAGTGAGTCGCAATCCACGGTAGCCCTTTGTTCCACCATCTCCGAGGTAGGGCTTACCCTCAGCCTCTGCCAGAGGCACAAAGCCGGTCCCCTCATCCTTATCAATCGAGAGCGGTTTTGCCACACTGTCACCCGCGATTCCCTCTGGATCGAAAACACTGTCGGGAAATAGGGCCGTGGAAACGTCCAACTCAAATTCCACAATATCTTTGTCTCCAGTATTGGAAAGCTGGAAGGAGTTCTTCCCAAAGTTTGACTTCTGCACCTGGTTCGATCCCGGCATAATCTTCAGAACTGCCGACCCGATCGCCGCATCGTCATTTGCCAGGAGCAAAGGGCCGGATAAGAAGACAAAGGAAAGACCCGTAAGAGTCAGAATTCGGGATAAGGGAGGAGTTTTCATGACAAGGATCCTTTTCTTGGGATTCGTGGAGGTTGGCAATCAAAGATTACAGGGCTTTCCAGAGCACTTGGCGATCAGTTCGGAATCGATTTCCAAGTCCGCACCCACTCATAGGATGTCGTGCGCTCCTCTTCCGAGCCTTCCTCGACTCTACTTTCTTCTTCCGGCACCGGATTCCAGTCGTAGGTCTCGATCGCCATCGTCAAGTAGGCAGGCACATCCCACTCAATTGGTGCTTGGATCGTATAAACATACTCACCATCGAGGAAGAAATCCACTTCGTATTCGGACTTCCACCACGCTCCGTAAACGAAGTAGCGGCTCGAGTTCTTGCGATCCAGTTTGATGCTGCCCTGGTGCTGAACTGGTTCAGGATTGTGCTTGTTCGCACGATGGATCATGTTGGAGTGATATATCCGGTCCCATCCGGCCGCCCACGGATCCGCCTCGGGAGAAACCACCCCAACGCACTCCTGAATATCCAACTCCAGCTTTTTAATCGGATGGCCTTTCGTCATCAGCCAAAACGTCGATGACATTTCAGTAGCGTTTGCCTTCATCTTACACTCGTAAAACCAGCCAACTTCCCCTGCGTTCAGCGATCTCACAATCGCTCCTTCGTAAAGAAACTCATTTCCCCGTACGACGACTGGCTCATCGAGTTTTCCAACCGTGACTTTCATTTTGCCGTCCTCCACCCGCACATTCTCAGCCCGAAACAGGCCCGGTGGGCGGCCAATCCAGACCCATCCGTTCGCCCGTGGTTCGAGCTGCCACTTGTCTTCATCCATCCGTCGTCCTTCAAACTCGTCGGACATGTTGTCGACCAGTTCCCATTCTACTCCACGGATGCGCGTCTTCAGATAGGGCCCGGTAACATCCCCTTCCAACTCTCCGTCATCAACCTGAGCATCAGCCGAATCAATCGCGGCAACCTCTTGCTCAGCGACTCTTTCCTCCGGGGGCGTAGTCAGGAACGCCTTCTGCTCGTCGGTCACCAAGTGCGCGTAGCGTTCCCGCCAATTTTCAACCAGGGCCTGCGTTTTCGCATCAAACCGGTCAAAACCAATCTCAAAAATTCTCCTGTCAAAACGCCGGATGAAAGCGGACTCACCCACGACATCGAGGATCTGGGCCTCGAGCTCACGTCCGCCTGACGACACCAGCGTATACGTTTTGAAGCGATCATCTGCGATCACCACTGGCTCCTTCACTTCTTGCGGAGGAACTTCCTGGGGGACCGGTTCTTCTGGGACAATTTGCTCCTCAACTACTTCGACAACTCTCGGTAACTCGACCTCAACCACCGGCGCAGGCTCCACTTCTCTCTCGGCGCTCTTCGCAACCGGTTCAGGAACCGCCTGCTCTACAAGCTCGTCTTCGCTTGTTTGGAGGTAGAGAAAGAGAGCTGCCGGCAGCGCAATCGCTACAACGACAATCATTGAGGGGAGCAACGGTCTTTTGGCCTGCTTCTTCTGTCCCCTTATCACCATCCTTCAGTCTCTGGGTTCCAGATCTCCAATCATTCGCGGACCGCCGCCCGAATGACTACCGAACCAACCGCACCATCATCCCCGTCATCAAACGAAACATTGATTGTGTTTTCCTCGAGAAGCTGGTCCGGCTCCAGATAAACCATCTTTGTCATAGCGTATTCGCCTTTATCGAAACGATCTGCCGCATCTTCGAGCGGCACGTCCAGTTCTTGACCATTGAGTGTGATGACGGGATCAGGGTTTGAACCACTCGGCCGGGTTAACCCCACCCGAAGAACCGCGTATTCGATTTCTTTCTCAACGGGAACCTTTACCTTAAAATCGGCACCCTCAGACAAAAAGACTCGGGTACGATCCCCGTAGCAGTTCACTTCATTGACCGTGGAAGTCTCGGCAATCTCCGTTCCGTAATCCGCAACGAGCACTATCGTCTCGCGACCCGCAATCTCCAGCTGATGGGGCGTAGGTTCGTTAGACTCATCAAGGTAAGCCGTAAAATCCTCGTTGCGACCGAACCGACGAAGCTCGACCTCGTCAGTTGCAATTCCCTCAAGAACCACTCGTTCCGGATACCAGCTCTGGTTGTTGATCACTAGATAGAGCTTCGAGCCGTCAACGAAGGCACGCGTTTGCAAGTCGGGGTCGTCGGAAAAAACAGAGACGCGTCTTCCATCGACACCACGAAAGAGTTTGTAGAAATCAAGCATGTGAGTGGGCACCCACTTTGACTCGTCGGTATAGTTTTCCGGCACGTAAAGACCCGCATAGTATTTCGGATCCCATGCCCATGTGTTGGGCAGGAGGAAAGGCACCGACTTCACCACGGTATGGGGGTGGTCCATGAGCGTGAGCGTATTCGCGATGATGCTGCTGGTATGGACGAAGGCGACGATCGACCGCTTCTTCAGCTCGTTTTCCCAGGTATCTTCCGGAAAAAACTCAGCAGCGATCTGAGCAGCGAGACGCTCTCCATCGTATTCGCCTTTCGGCTGCACATTGATGTAACCACCCTGCTCGCTGATCACTACATCCACTTCCTTACCATCCTGGAGCATCGTGTAGTTCTGCAGGAGGTCCAGCGACCCTTCGAGTGGGCTACCGGACTGCACCCGGCCACGGAAATCGCCATCGACCCAGTCAAAGTAGTCGTAGGTATGGAAAGAGTAGAAATCCATCTGCCCATCGGTGTTGTCGTAGAAGCCGGACATCCCATTAAAGTTTTGGTAGTTCTCCCGCCAAAAGTAGGAAACCGATTGGCACATACCCCCCACAAGAACGTCCGGCAACTCCTCCTCAAATCGCTCCTTTACCGCGAGGTGCCAGTCGGCGAAATGTTGATCCACAAAATACTTCCAGTGCGGTTCATTCAGCGGTTCGAAATAGCGCGGACGAGTGAAGTCGTTGTAGTTGTATTTGAATACAGCGGTCGCAAGGTCTACCGCCGCCTCGATGTTTTCCGGGACCCACTCCGGCTTACCGCCATAGGTCGCACCCTCGAGCTGGTATCTTCCCATGTATTCGGGGTAGGCATTATGATTGCCGTGCGCGGCTACATCGAGATTCGGGCCCAGGTCATCCACAAATCGCACACCGGATTCCGGCACCCTACTGCTTCTGAGCTTTTCGGTGTTAGCGAAGCCGGGACGATTCGGGTCTTCACCGATGGATTTCGCCGTCCACATCACTGGACCCAGCTGTCGACCGAAACTGACGCCAAGATCGTTGACTAGGTAGTCGTAAATCTCAGGAGGCATCCGCTGGTCAAATCCTCCTCCGTGATCAGCGACGGCAAAATAACGTTTTCGATCCACTTCGGAAACGCCCCCGACTGCCCGGGTTACTTCCGGACGAACAACGATTTTCGAGATACTTTCTTCAGGTGTTGAGGAAAGAATGGAATCTTCAGCGTTTGAAAAACACGCGACCGCAAGAGTCGCAGACACGGAAAAGAATAGATTTCTCACGATTTGAAAGAGTTCGATGATCAGTCCTTTAGGCCCGGATAGGTGCCGGGCACGTCGTCCAGAAATTCGACAAGTAGCTTTTGCATTTTCTCCAGCCGACCCGCGTATTCGGGGTTGCTGGCGAGGTTGGTCGATTCTTTGGGATCGACTTGTAGATTAAACAATTGGTCCCGATCAAAATAACTCGAAGCCCACGGGGTGTTCTCTGGATCCTTCAGCTGCCAACGCTCAAATGCGAAACCACCTGGTGACATACCGAGTTGGAAGTAAGGTGCATCTTCAAGAAAAGGGTATTGGTCTGCCATCCAGGGATTCTTTTCGAGCATCTCTCCATAATAATACTCTTTCGCTTCCTTGACCCGCTCTTCCTTTATTCTTTCCAAACTAGGCGGAACGTAAAAGGCCACGTAGCTCCAGTCTGAGGTCGAAACCGCCCGTGCCAGCCCGATCTCACTGTAAACCGCTGTCCGCCAATCCTCTGGAGACTCACCTCGGAAGACCGGCATCAAGCTTAGACCATCGAGAATCATATCATCAGGAGGCGTAATCCCTGCCGCATCAAAAAAAGTCGTGCCAAAATCGACGTTTTGAACCAGCTCCTGTGGGCGCGCGCCGGGCTCGATCACCCCAGGCCAATAGGCCATAATTTGTGTGCGAATCCCGCCTTGGTAGTTAGTCCCCTTGGAGTTGTACTCCATGCCGTTGTCGTTGAAGTAGATCACGAGGGTGTCCTCCGCGAGGCCGAGCTCCTCTATCTTCGCTAAGATTGCGCCAATGCCGTCGTCGAGCCAAGTCGCTGCCTTGTTGCGATTGGGTATCCCAGCTGCCTCAGTTCGCTCAAGAACGGATTCCCGGGAAGGCTGCACCCCAACAATCGGCTCATCCAAAACACCCATCCCGCTCAGGCGGGGATCACCCGTCAAAGACGCGTAGGTATCCGGTACATGCATGAGCGTTGGAGCGAAATAAAGATACCAAGGCCGATCCTTGTTAGCCTCGATGAAGTCGATCGCGGCCTTCGTGTTCCACTCCTGATTGTGGACGTTTGTCCCAGTGTTGATCAACGTCTTGTCGTCGTCCGGATTGCCTCCGTAGACCGCCTGCGCGAAATCGAATCCCCAACGCTTAATCTCGTTGGCAATAATCTCCTGATTCTCGTGCATGATGGCCTGAATCTCCGGATCATACGGATCACTACCCTTCTCGATCGGCGTCACCAAATGCATTGTTCCATTGAGATGCCATTTTCCGGTAAAGCCTGTCGCGTAACCATTAGCTTGGAGCACCCTCGGAATGTTTGGCTGATCCTCGGAAAAGCCTAGGTTCCAAAGAATTCGGGTTACTCCATCCTCAGTGGTTCCCGTCTGGAAATAAGGTTGCGGGCAGCGGCTGGCGTAGTGACCCGCCATCGCCGTGTAGCGACTAGGCGAACACACACTCGACGAAACAAACCCGTTTTCGAAGTAAATCCCTTCGTTGGCCAGACGGTCCATGTGAGGGGTCAAGGATTCACCTCCCAGGAAACCGTAGTGGTCCTCGAACATGTCATCTGTGATGATGAAAAGAATGTTCGGCTGGGTGCGCTCGGCATAAGCCGCAGAGAGCATCGCGAACAGTAGAATAAGGATCGGGGCAGACTTTTTCATAATAGTTTTCTTAACAGTGGTACTCGCCCATCTCGCTCCAGGGGATGTGCTTTTCGAAACGACGGATATAGTTCCAATTCCAGCTCTCATCATATTGGTGGCAAAGGCCCCAATCGAGACCGGCGAGCGGTTCGGCATTGGCATCGAGGCTCTTGACCAGCCCGGCGGCCTCCGGGCCCCACTTAATGTGGGACATGATCTCAAAGTTCACGCCGTCCTCAGCGAATTGAATGGTATTCTTCTCGACCCCGTCGGTGATCAGCATCGCCGCGATTCCGGACTTATAATTCCAGCAACACACTTCGTGGCCGCTGTTGGTGATCGGGTTGTAAGGTGATTTGGCATAAGGACCCTCCAGCTTGTCGGAAATCGCAACCCCCCACTTGATCTCGCGGCCGCCCATCGTCATCTCCTCCCCCATGGTCTCGCCCTTGTAGTAGAGGTAAAACTTCTCTCTAAAGAAGAGCAGGCAAGGGTCGTGCGTCTTGTGGCTATCGAAGTCGCCCTTTTCCTCGACGATGAAACGATTGTCGATATCACCCTTCCATTTGCCATTGGTCGCTGGCGATAAGATCGGCGCATCCAACTTTCGCCAAGGGCCGTGGACACTATCTGCAACAGCCATCGCCACTTGCTCAATCGAACGGTTCAGGTAAGGCGCCTGGACCACTTGGTAAACGAGAATGAACTGTCCCTTGTGCTCCAACACCTCGGGGGTGAAACAGGCCCGGTCGTCAAAAGAGCCGGCGGGCCCTTGGGTAATCGCCGGTCCCTCTTCCTTCCATTCCCATCCGTCCTTTGAAGAGGCATACCAAACCTGCGTCTTGTCCCAGGGAAATACCTTATCATCCGGGTCTTCTGATCCAAATCCGACCGTCTCTCCAGTTCCCTTGGTATACCAGCAGTAGTAGACACCGTCGACCTGAAGGACGGCACTCGGGTCGCGACGAATTACGCCTTCTTCGAAAGCAAAGTCCCCGCCGAGATCCTGAAGTTTAAACTCGCAGAACCACTCCGAACCCTTCTCCCAATAGCCTCGCTCGATCGCTCGCTTCGAAGCGGCGCTCAGTTTCTTCTCCTCAGACATTCGCTAAACCTCCTCCTCGCGATTCACCTGGAGCACCACACTGGCGAGCTTTCCGCCGGTGTCCGGGTAAACTATCTCTACTTCGTTGCGTTCACCTACGATCTCCATCGGGACGTGGAATTCGATCATCCCAAAGAACGCTGAACGTCCTGCCTGATCGTCGCCCGCCCAGTTATCGGGGATGTCAAGCGGCTGTCCATTGAAGGTGATGCTGCTCGGCAGGACCGCTTTACCCAGTTGGCGCCCCGGCGAAACGCGCACAATAGCCGACCCTTGACCCGTGGGCGTGTTTTGAAAGGTAAAGGTGATCGGCGTATCCGCGATTATGTCTTCCAGGTAGTTCTCCGCGTAGACGCGATACTCCCGCAACTGGCGAGTCGGCACCAGGGGTTCCTCGAGGTCGATGAAGATCATTGCCCCCATCCCTGCACCCAGCTCGACTGTCTTTGGAATGCGGTCCATCAGTCGTTCTCCTACGACGGGGTGTTCCGTGTCTGTCACCAGCTCACGCAGTCGGACCGAAGTCGCATCCACTCCTTCCAAACCGGACAGGGACACGGTGTGGGGGTTCCTGTCCAGATTAGCGAGAATCACGATCAAACGGTCATCGTCCTCTAACAGATGGACCCGCACGTCTGGATTCGAACTGGTCGCCGCTCGCCACTCTCCCTCGACTCCGTTCCAAAAATCGTAGAACAGAAAAAGATCGGTCATGACAAAGTCTCCATCGGCATCTTTTCGCCAAAGCAGGAAAGGATTGGCCTGACCAGGCTCTCCGTCAGGATCCATATCGTAAGTCCACATCGCCTTTCCAAGAATAAACGGAACGGCTTTCAGGATCCGGTCCGGATGATCCATAAAGGTCATGTGCTGACCGTTGATCGAATAGAGCATTCCGGCCGAGCGCTCCGGGCTGTAGTTGAGCGAATCCATATTGCCGTCCGGAATCTTTCCATACTCGGTAATCATGAGGGGCTTCGCGTAGCCAAATCGCAGGTAGCTGTAGGTATCGATGATATCCATGATCGCCTCAGAATTACTCCCAGTGCGATCGCGCGGATTTCCCTCAACGTTTACGCCATCGTAGAGGTGGTAGGAGAAGAAGTCCATGTTCTCACCCGCGATGTCCATGAACTCTTTCTGCCACCGATCCCAATGACCGAAGTTGTCGTGCTCGAGCTCGATCCATGCAGCCGCATAACCTCCCACCATTACGTCCGGGGTGAGCTCTTTGACACGCTCGGCAACGACGTTGTGTTGTTCCGACATCGTCTGAACGGAAGATCCCTCAATGTTTTTGATCTTCACAAACGGCTCGTTAAACACCTCCAAATACTTCGGTCGATCTTCATCGGTAAAGAAATGCTTGAGCAGCTGTGCCGTAAATTCGGCCGCCGCCTCATAGTTGCGCGGGCCCCATTCCGTATAATCGTTTCCCGGGACTCCATGCATCAGTTCAGGATGCGTGCAAAGAACCACTTCCCGCATCTTCTCATGCTGATCCCGCTGCCGACCGCGAAGGCTCTCGCGGTAGAGCTCGGCAGCCTCTTTGATGCTTTCGACAGAGGGCATGTTCGGATCCATCGGATCCGCCTCCACTTGAGAGGCCTGCCACGAAAGCAAGCCCCCGTCCCGTCCATAACGCACGTCGAGTGTATCCTCATAAAACGCGATCTCCTCATCCGTCATATCCTTCGAGCCATAAGACTCGTGGATAGTCACAAACTGATCGCGATCAAACGTCGTCACGCCGCCTATGTTGCGGATCGTATCCGGGCGAAGATGGACCTCAACGTCAGCAGCATGGGAGACTATACACGAGAAAAGTGTGCAGCTCGCAGAGAATACAAATGTATTTTTCATGTTCGATAGAGGGGTCTTCAACGAGACGAGGTAGTTCCGCGGCGTGCTTCAAGCTCTCGGCGAATCTCTGTCATCTTTGCCTTGGTCAATGGATATCGCCAAAGAAGGATGAGGCAAACGATGAGCGCGCCTGCCTGTGGGAGAGAGTAGAGTAAGCGCATGCGCTCCATCGTCCCTGGCTTTTGCCGCTCCATAACTGCCTTCCGTTCGAGATTGTCGGTATACATGCCGAGCGAGATGGGCTCTTCGCCCTCTCCCGCATACTTGTCCGCATCAGAGAGCGTTGCGTACTCTTCCTCGGCCTGAATCGTTATCTCGGCCTTCACCTCATCGGGGAGTTTACTATCGAATTGGACGACGAATTGGAGAACGAATCCTGAAATCCCAATCGCAATGGTCATCGCAATCTTGTTGCACCAGTTCGTTATCGCAGCGATCAGACCCTCGCTGCGAGTCCCGGACCTATATTCATCCCAATCACAAACG encodes:
- a CDS encoding DUF1080 domain-containing protein → MKPISPLFRLSALLSASACSVFASEWVELFDEDLSNFEIWMGVPHSTVEGLPEGTYQSNDVHNGTPMGLDADVKEVFTVVEEDGDLILRVTGEIYGGLTTIDDFSDYHLSIEMRWGDKKWEPRLNRLRDSGILYHCYGDHGRFWNVWKSSLEYQVQEGDLGDFIALAGPKAEIRTTLLEGVKRPRFDPDSEEYRGGYISAFPEPDAPHGEWNQLDLYVIGNNAIHVANGEVVNVVENARKPDGTPLTSGQIQLQSEAAEVDYRNFRIRPIDEFPEEIRSQVRFKGE
- a CDS encoding kappa-carrageenase, translating into MKPNRPLPVALLLAALLFGWMPDKQTSGEEISPPSKDAFHTLTDTSGRSIEARILHVDEVTAFIRRENGGDFELQLEMLDPSSRQLVAQWQTNYAHLTTETQLAYLRSLSEPPETVEEESTVDQNVDTPQTTVDGDPLPYLDNPDPTANWRLVDDFSDEFEGGYIDERKWFRFMRPWGERAWTPDNVWQEDGTLKIQAVYEPHTDSQGREFFYKLGILQSQTKTTYGYFEARIKGCSRFPGLCPAFWLYSNRGETNPDYPDVTYSEIDIVELQQGLYNPGLKRRVDVNYIDLNLHARIMEDGEEIWLRPNGVPELCRGGWEAPWDPRDDFHVYAVENTPEKITWYIDGEKMAEKENHYWHLPMNITLTMELRPPLIAWAGDGKRLPVPEAATPDGFPTHMEVDYVRTWVRDE
- a CDS encoding beta-agarase encodes the protein MRNLFFSVSATLAVACFSNAEDSILSSTPEESISKIVVRPEVTRAVGGVSEVDRKRYFAVADHGGGFDQRMPPEIYDYLVNDLGVSFGRQLGPVMWTAKSIGEDPNRPGFANTEKLRSSRVPESGVRFVDDLGPNLDVAAHGNHNAYPEYMGRYQLEGATYGGKPEWVPENIEAAVDLATAVFKYNYNDFTRPRYFEPLNEPHWKYFVDQHFADWHLAVKERFEEELPDVLVGGMCQSVSYFWRENYQNFNGMSGFYDNTDGQMDFYSFHTYDYFDWVDGDFRGRVQSGSPLEGSLDLLQNYTMLQDGKEVDVVISEQGGYINVQPKGEYDGERLAAQIAAEFFPEDTWENELKKRSIVAFVHTSSIIANTLTLMDHPHTVVKSVPFLLPNTWAWDPKYYAGLYVPENYTDESKWVPTHMLDFYKLFRGVDGRRVSVFSDDPDLQTRAFVDGSKLYLVINNQSWYPERVVLEGIATDEVELRRFGRNEDFTAYLDESNEPTPHQLEIAGRETIVLVADYGTEIAETSTVNEVNCYGDRTRVFLSEGADFKVKVPVEKEIEYAVLRVGLTRPSGSNPDPVITLNGQELDVPLEDAADRFDKGEYAMTKMVYLEPDQLLEENTINVSFDDGDDGAVGSVVIRAAVRE
- a CDS encoding sulfatase-like hydrolase/transferase — protein: MKKSAPILILLFAMLSAAYAERTQPNILFIITDDMFEDHYGFLGGESLTPHMDRLANEGIYFENGFVSSSVCSPSRYTAMAGHYASRCPQPYFQTGTTEDGVTRILWNLGFSEDQPNIPRVLQANGYATGFTGKWHLNGTMHLVTPIEKGSDPYDPEIQAIMHENQEIIANEIKRWGFDFAQAVYGGNPDDDKTLINTGTNVHNQEWNTKAAIDFIEANKDRPWYLYFAPTLMHVPDTYASLTGDPRLSGMGVLDEPIVGVQPSRESVLERTEAAGIPNRNKAATWLDDGIGAILAKIEELGLAEDTLVIYFNDNGMEYNSKGTNYQGGIRTQIMAYWPGVIEPGARPQELVQNVDFGTTFFDAAGITPPDDMILDGLSLMPVFRGESPEDWRTAVYSEIGLARAVSTSDWSYVAFYVPPSLERIKEERVKEAKEYYYGEMLEKNPWMADQYPFLEDAPYFQLGMSPGGFAFERWQLKDPENTPWASSYFDRDQLFNLQVDPKESTNLASNPEYAGRLEKMQKLLVEFLDDVPGTYPGLKD
- a CDS encoding glycosyl hydrolase; the encoded protein is MSEEKKLSAASKRAIERGYWEKGSEWFCEFKLQDLGGDFAFEEGVIRRDPSAVLQVDGVYYCWYTKGTGETVGFGSEDPDDKVFPWDKTQVWYASSKDGWEWKEEGPAITQGPAGSFDDRACFTPEVLEHKGQFILVYQVVQAPYLNRSIEQVAMAVADSVHGPWRKLDAPILSPATNGKWKGDIDNRFIVEEKGDFDSHKTHDPCLLFFREKFYLYYKGETMGEEMTMGGREIKWGVAISDKLEGPYAKSPYNPITNSGHEVCCWNYKSGIAAMLITDGVEKNTIQFAEDGVNFEIMSHIKWGPEAAGLVKSLDANAEPLAGLDWGLCHQYDESWNWNYIRRFEKHIPWSEMGEYHC
- a CDS encoding beta-agarase, whose amino-acid sequence is MKNTFVFSASCTLFSCIVSHAADVEVHLRPDTIRNIGGVTTFDRDQFVTIHESYGSKDMTDEEIAFYEDTLDVRYGRDGGLLSWQASQVEADPMDPNMPSVESIKEAAELYRESLRGRQRDQHEKMREVVLCTHPELMHGVPGNDYTEWGPRNYEAAAEFTAQLLKHFFTDEDRPKYLEVFNEPFVKIKNIEGSSVQTMSEQHNVVAERVKELTPDVMVGGYAAAWIELEHDNFGHWDRWQKEFMDIAGENMDFFSYHLYDGVNVEGNPRDRTGSNSEAIMDIIDTYSYLRFGYAKPLMITEYGKIPDGNMDSLNYSPERSAGMLYSINGQHMTFMDHPDRILKAVPFILGKAMWTYDMDPDGEPGQANPFLLWRKDADGDFVMTDLFLFYDFWNGVEGEWRAATSSNPDVRVHLLEDDDRLIVILANLDRNPHTVSLSGLEGVDATSVRLRELVTDTEHPVVGERLMDRIPKTVELGAGMGAMIFIDLEEPLVPTRQLREYRVYAENYLEDIIADTPITFTFQNTPTGQGSAIVRVSPGRQLGKAVLPSSITFNGQPLDIPDNWAGDDQAGRSAFFGMIEFHVPMEIVGERNEVEIVYPDTGGKLASVVLQVNREEEV